One Plasmodium gaboni strain SY75 chromosome 1, whole genome shotgun sequence DNA segment encodes these proteins:
- a CDS encoding putative phosphatidate cytidylyltransferase (transcript variant 2; alternatively spliced) — VPSDITLLEYKYSKNNKKKKINSLKKLFIYLSFFTFGNNCNKLNSQDVIHILSNVYSDNKISNDEKLNTLNILNILNTRQKDIDRQDPYYFQCFA; from the exons gTTCCGTCAGATATTACATTACTGGAGTATAAATACTCcaagaataataaaaagaaaaaaataaattctttgaagaaactttttatttatttgtcCTTTTTTACCTTTGGAAATAACTGTAACAAATTAAATAGTCAGGATGTCATACATATACTTTCCAATGTATATTCTG ataataaaataagtaATGATGAAAAGTTAAACACGCTCAATATTTTGAACATCCTTAACACTAGACAGAAAGATATCGACAGACAA gATCCTTATTATTTCCAATGTTTTGCTTAA
- a CDS encoding putative phosphatidate cytidylyltransferase (transcript variant 1; alternatively spliced) has translation VPSDITLLEYKYSKNNKKKKINSLKKLFIYLSFFTFGNNCNKLNSQDVIHILSNVYSDNKISNDEKLNTLNILNILNTRQKDIDRQVKCKMYSFLGSLLFPMFCLRQFKYYDSKTKIIILPFTTILGLYLGSFCGNILTGRFNDYRRSKFLGTLPANVFIKK, from the exons gTTCCGTCAGATATTACATTACTGGAGTATAAATACTCcaagaataataaaaagaaaaaaataaattctttgaagaaactttttatttatttgtcCTTTTTTACCTTTGGAAATAACTGTAACAAATTAAATAGTCAGGATGTCATACATATACTTTCCAATGTATATTCTG ataataaaataagtaATGATGAAAAGTTAAACACGCTCAATATTTTGAACATCCTTAACACTAGACAGAAAGATATCGACAGACAA gTAAAGTGTAAAATGTATTCCTTCTTAG gATCCTTATTATTTCCAATGTTTTGCTTAAGACAgtttaaatattatgacAGCAAAACgaaaattattatattaccCTTTACAACAATATTGGGGTTATATTTGGGTTCTTTTTGTGGAAACATATTAACAGGAAG atTTAATGATTATAGAAGATCTAAATTTCTGGGGACATTACCAGCAAATgtgtttataaaaaaataa
- a CDS encoding hypothetical protein (conserved Plasmodium protein, unknown function): MGYHKLRLSMMLVLIISCVLFFSISPSEELFQMKGLDRTEKNLAVNLMKIYEDTKVEETNFYKNFDRVHNMFEEIKKKKNINNNYDEKHIKKEIASDLNPSLSESFMESRFMDSSFIEMQSKGPVEEETIWRALYDTQLRRSPPIEEIHVFSSEDVKKEYEEAKMDSFISQIDMIKSEFDKNLNYMNTEMLRQENKKNIMECACLFYHYLKQMNNKRTYKNEPLRKAYSTKILC; encoded by the coding sequence aTGGGATATCACAAATTAAGGTTATCTATGATGCTTGTCCTTATTATTTCGTGCGTTTTATTCTTTAGTATCAGCCCTAGCGAAGAATTATTTCAGATGAAAGGACTTGACAGAACGGAAAAGAATCTAGCAGTTAATTTGATGAAGATATATGAAGACACAAAGGTTGAAGAAActaatttttataaaaactTTGATAGAGTTCACAACATGTTTGAGgaaataaagaagaaaaagaacatcaacaataattatgatgagaaacatataaaaaaagaaatagCATCTGATTTAAATCCATCCTTATCTGAAAGTTTTATGGAATCACGTTTTATGGATTCAAGTTTTATAGAGATGCAATCAAAAGGACCAGTAGAAGAAGAAACAATATGGAGAGCTCTATATGACACTCAACTAAGAAGATCCCCACCTATAGAAGAGATTCATGTTTTTTCTTCTGAGGATGTAAAGAAAGAATATGAAGAAGCTAAAATGGATTCTTTTATATCTCAAATTGATATGATAAAATCAGAGTTCgataaaaatttaaattatatgaatacAGAAATGTTAAGacaagaaaataaaaagaatataatgGAATGTGCATGTTTGTTTTATCATTATCTAAAacaaatgaataataaaaggacatataaaaatgaacCTTTAAGAAAGGCATATTCAACTAAGATATTATGctga
- a CDS encoding selenocysteine-specific elongation factor selB- like protein: protein MININVGVLGHVDSGKTSLCKCLSEILSTCALDKHKESKERGITIDLGFSSFYIKKKIKYNYNINHKKEIETKLQNYQENDKNDLLFYKREEKYESHNIQYDNIININSNEEHKNSQNTNLTYHHTNNIYFYDEEIIQICLVDCPGHYSLLKTIIMGSEITDIILLVIDINKGIQKQTIECLVLCNIINSDIIIVLNKIDLIPLHLREKKINSMKKKIQQAFYKFKSLQKLKYHIVSISANVKGKDNKGDQNETLSDDNMKSKKQTLSDDDMKSKKQTLSDDNMNDQNETLSDDNMNDQEKKSSDDNMKDQEKKSSDDNMKENMNTLNKEHIVSYTKSSSDTCTSKTINIKEIINVLSDVIKIPEREISTYEDFYFLYDHSFNIKGKGTIFTGTVIKGKIKINCNVNILSLNEIGKVKEIQSFKKKVHEGKKGSRLSLLILNNSIKNLKKNERGVIVYETSNISYFSMFICKVKQVEFYKKNINNSEHLICIIGFSSTECYGYFFKKLKNKNETDVSKKINYEKISQEDKVFPSISGGILNNDDKFDKKGNYLLIDRLSYDDNNKSDHCDYNNKSDHCDDNNKSDHYNNNNKNDHCDDIYFLVIMKKRIHCFEKEKCIFLKNDEHTNCRICLYGEIIEIIDKNCIYKKDDSFVFNKQPNIYKYEEYKDFKILKEKNKKGYIDKIIDEHTIICKNLFQSSNQVIPYIDKKIYIIKSTNDSKNLNATNVNTTNVNATNVNATNENTSNILHTGTIIKPFAKQGKVIVSFDDDISYLKNDFKSYIFLLLYYKDVFSKKNVFL, encoded by the coding sequence AtgattaatattaatgtaGGTGTTTTAGGTCATGTGGATTCTGGAAAAACTAGCCTCTGCAAATGTTTGAGCGAGATTTTAAGTACATGCGCCCTAGATAAACATAAAGAAAGCAAAGAAAGAGGCATAACTATCGACCTTGGTTTTTCTTCTTTctatataaagaaaaaaataaaatataattataatataaatcataaaaaGGAAATCGAAACAAAGTTACAAAATTATCAAGAgaatgataaaaatgatcttttattttataaaagagaagaaaaatatgaatcacataatatacaatatgataatattataaatattaattctAATGAAGAACATAAAAATAGTCAGAATACCAATTTAACTTATCATCAtactaataatatatatttttatgatgaagaaataattcaaatatGTTTAGTTGATTGCCCAGGACATTATTCTCTTTTAAAAACTATTATTATGGGATCTGAAATTACAGATATTATCTTATTAGTCatagatataaataaaggCATACAAAAACAAACTATAGAATGCCTAGTATTATGtaacataataaatagcgatattattattgtcttaaataaaattgatCTTATACCTCTACATCtaagagaaaaaaaaattaattcaatgaagaaaaaaatacaacaagcattttataaatttaaatcCCTACAAAAGTTGAAGTACCACATTGTTAGCATATCGGCAAATGTAAAAGGAAAAGATAATAAAGGGGATCAAAACGAAACATTAagtgatgataatatgaagAGTAAGAAACAAACATTAAGTGATGATGATATGAAGAGTAAGAAACAAACATTAagtgatgataatatgaacgatcaaaatgaaacattaagtgatgataatatgaacgatcaagaaaaaaaatcaagtgatgataatatgaaggatcaagaaaaaaaatcaagtgatgataatatgaaagaaaatatgaacacattaaataaagaacACATTGTTTCATACACCAAATCATCATCAGATACGTGTACCAGTAAAAccataaatattaaagaaataataaatgttCTTAGTgatgttataaaaatacCAGAAAGAGAAATTTCAACATATGAagatttttattttttatatgatcattcttttaatattaaagGCAAAGGAACAATCTTTACAGGCACTGTAATAAAAGgaaagataaaaataaattgtaatgttaatatattatcattaaatGAAATTGGAAAGGTTAAAGAAATACAaagttttaaaaaaaaagtacaTGAGGGTAAAAAAGGAAGTCGATTATctcttttaatattaaacaatagtataaaaaatttaaaaaaaaatgaaagaGGAGTTATAGTATATGAAACGTcaaatatatcatatttttcaatGTTTATATGTAAAGTTAAACAAGTAGagttttataaaaaaaacataaataattcaGAACATcttatttgtattattgGCTTTTCTTCAACAGAGTGTTATggatatttttttaaaaaattaaaaaataaaaatgaaacaGATGTATCtaaaaagataaattatgaaaaaatttCACAAGAGGATAAGGTGTTCCCATCTATATCAGGAGgaatattaaataatgatgataagTTTGATAAGAAAGGAAATTATTTACTTATAGATAGGCTTTcatatgatgataataataagagTGATCATTgtgattataataataagagTGATCATtgtgatgataataataagagtgatcattataataacaataataagAATGATCATTGTGatgatatttattttcttgttattatgaaaaaaagaattcATTGCTTcgaaaaagaaaaatgcatattcttaaaaaatgatgaacATACAAATTGTAGAATATGTTTATATGGAGAGATCATCGAAATTATTGATAAgaattgtatatataaaaaagatgattcttttgtttttaataaacaaccaaacatatataaatatgaagaatataaagATTTTAAAATCcttaaagaaaaaaataaaaaaggatataTCGATAAAATTATAGATGAACATActattatatgtaaaaatttatttcaaTCATCCAATCAGGTTATTCcatatatagataaaaaaatttatattattaaatcTACAAATGattcaaaaaatttaaatgCAACAAATGTAAATACAACAAATGTAAATGCAACAAATGTAAATGCAACAAATGAAAATACttctaatatattacaCACCGGAACTATAATAAAACCCTTTGCCAAACAAGGAAAAGTTATAGTTTCTTTTGATGATGATATTTCTTATCTTAAGAATGATTTCAAgtcttatatatttcttttgttatattataaagatGTATTTTCTAAAAAGAACGTATTTCTATAA
- a CDS encoding putative FAD-linked sulfhydryl oxidase ERV1, which yields MNIEKCYEQSCKNRDKKNESNVNGLYENKKKQIYPPDRDEIGRASWLILHTISANYPDNPSENDKIKHTKFFYAFSNLYPCHICKLDLLNILKKYHLNCNNKIKFSTFIFNLHNIINQEIGKDLYPCQDIQTIIDKYKTVD from the coding sequence ATGAATATTGAAAAGTGCTATGAACAGTCATGTAAGAACAGAGATAAAAAGAATGAATCTAATGTAAATGgtttatatgaaaataagAAGAAACAAATATATCCACCTGATAGAGATGAAATTGGTAGAGCATCCTGGTTGATTTTACACACAATATCTGCTAACTATCCAGATAATCCATcagaaaatgataaaataaaacatacgaaatttttttatgctttttcaaatttatatccttgtcatatttgtaaattagatttattaaatattttaaaaaaatatcatttaaattgTAACAATAAAATTAAGTTTTCaacttttatttttaatttacaTAACATTATCAATCAAGAAATTGGCAAGGACCTCTATCCATGTCAAGATATACAAACCATAATTGACAAGTACAAAACGGTCGATTAG
- a CDS encoding putative DNA-directed RNA polymerase 2: MAEVRFCEECNNILYAKSDKKSKKLIYVCRSCEYISLKPNENNNIVARINYNYDRKEDIYIHPETKNDPALGRVRDWTCKQCGNNEAVFLQLAEKISYNPMALIYVCTNKNCYYWEKEAQKIHDDNYFKSDKSSDISEDEDLLNKNFFIKHEKDNFSLLNHDDNIKKNKKAWRTIKEEGDDDEDDEEKKNKQEEEEGNKLQQELYKILNLNDKKSNDELQNEVQSEVENDYDINVEEYFCEE, from the exons atggcTGAAGTACGATTCTGTGAGgaatgtaataatattttatatgcCAAGAGTGACAAGAAAAGTAAAAAGTTGATATATGTTTGTAGGAGCTGTGAATATATATCACTGAAAccaaatgaaaataataatattgtagCAAGGATAAATTATAACTACGACAGaaa agaagatatttatattcatccAGAAACAAAAAACGATCCAGCCTTAGGACGAGTTAGAGATTGGACATGTAAACAATGTGGAAATAATGAAGCTGTATTTTTACAGCTAGCTGAAAAGATAAGTTATAATCCTATGGCCctaatatatgtatgtacaaataaaaattgttattattGGGAGAAAGAAGCTCAAAAAATTCatgatgataattattttaaaagtGATAAGTCATCTGATATTTCAGAAGATGAagatttattaaataaaaacttttttattaaacatgaaaaagataatttctctttattaaatcatgatgataatatcaagaaaaataaaaaggcATGGAGAACTATAAAAGAAGAAGGGgatgatgatgaagatgatgaagaaaaaaaaaataaacaagAAGAGGAAGAAGGAAATAAATTACAACAAGAAttgtataaaatattaaatcTTAATGATAAAAAGTCAAATGACGAATTACAAAATGAGGTACAATCAGAAGTAGAAAATGATTATGACATTAACGTCGAGGAATATTTCTGTGAAGAAtga